In candidate division WOR-3 bacterium, the following proteins share a genomic window:
- a CDS encoding YHS domain-containing protein: MAIDPICKMNVNEDTAQYKSEYKGKTYYFCAPGCKKKFDENPAQYAEDECTN; encoded by the coding sequence ATGGCGATTGATCCAATATGCAAGATGAATGTCAACGAAGATACCGCACAATATAAGAGTGAATACAAAGGCAAGACCTATTACTTCTGTGCACCAGGATGCAAGAAGAAGTTCGACGAAAATCCAGCGCAATATGCCGAAGACGAATGCACAAATTAG
- a CDS encoding glutaredoxin family protein has protein sequence MDIKHIEGRKKGKIILYALSTCVWCKKTKRLLNELGIDYHFVDVDLASAEDKGEINSVVLRWNPSGSYPTIVIDDKQSIIGYDPEKIKEVLGNGE, from the coding sequence ATGGACATTAAGCATATCGAAGGCAGAAAGAAAGGTAAGATTATTCTCTATGCGCTGAGTACCTGCGTATGGTGCAAAAAGACAAAACGACTGCTCAACGAACTTGGTATTGATTATCATTTCGTTGATGTCGACCTAGCCAGTGCAGAAGACAAGGGCGAGATCAACAGCGTGGTTCTCAGGTGGAACCCAAGCGGTTCATATCCGACGATCGTAATTGATGATAAGCAGAGCATCATTGGTTATGATCCAGAAAAAATAAAAGAGGTGCTCGGTAATGGGGAATAA
- a CDS encoding ferredoxin:glutaredoxin reductase, with protein MGNNRKPDQDKIDRLYKKLYDEAEQGGYHLNPDTEFTKDLVEGLLINEERYGYPSCPCRLASGIKQEDIDIICPCDYRDPDVVEYDACYCGLYVSESIVDGEKQLTKIPERRPPVDQRQKPASVGSTSVSKLPLPVWRCRVCGYLCARDNPPEVCPICKAKKDRFEKFIENA; from the coding sequence ATGGGGAATAATCGAAAGCCTGATCAGGACAAGATCGATAGGCTGTATAAAAAATTGTACGACGAGGCTGAACAAGGCGGATACCATCTCAACCCAGACACTGAATTCACGAAAGATCTCGTAGAAGGACTCCTCATCAATGAAGAAAGATACGGCTATCCTTCATGTCCCTGCCGGCTGGCTTCAGGTATAAAACAGGAAGACATCGACATCATCTGCCCGTGCGACTACAGAGATCCGGATGTCGTAGAATATGACGCATGCTACTGCGGATTGTATGTCTCAGAATCGATCGTGGACGGGGAAAAACAGTTGACCAAGATACCGGAACGTCGGCCGCCCGTGGATCAACGTCAGAAACCAGCCTCGGTTGGGTCGACATCCGTGTCGAAACTTCCTCTCCCCGTCTGGCGCTGCCGGGTCTGCGGTTACCTGTGCGCCCGAGACAATCCTCCTGAAGTCTGTCCCATATGCAAAGCGAAGAAAGACCGGTTTGAGAAATTCATAGAGAACGCTTAA
- a CDS encoding desulfoferrodoxin FeS4 iron-binding domain-containing protein, giving the protein MSNVQKIGEVYKCEICGNVVEVKEAGGGELVCCGEPMRLM; this is encoded by the coding sequence ATGTCTAATGTGCAGAAAATCGGCGAGGTTTACAAATGCGAGATCTGCGGTAACGTCGTCGAGGTAAAAGAAGCTGGTGGCGGCGAGCTGGTCTGCTGCGGCGAACCAATGAGGTTGATGTAA